A single genomic interval of Granulicella tundricola MP5ACTX9 harbors:
- the ppk1 gene encoding polyphosphate kinase 1: MTSKRTKSQQSHEPDAAQELAPVEMTPTNMATEAALAGSEEDGVDLAPKSSAAAKRAVKSAAKQISAGKGGAKRAGKKAAETPVESRYFNRDESWLRFNQRVLEEAQDEKNPLLERVKFLAITASNLDEFVEIRVAGVLQRIEDGLGLTQGADEGGLTQEERLARVSGQMAAFVAAQYRCWNEQLLPSLKAAGVHVLRWGKLSPEARTHALKFYEDEVDPLLTPVTIDPSHPFPRVLNKALCIALLLRHKRRGPAGLRPGKVLGVVTVPRSLPRLVCLPSPEGRQDFIFLHELIESQVEKMFRGYEVLGKAAFRVTRNSNLYMQEEESRSVLESVRAELHNRRKGDAVRLEIETSAAEEIVDGLRTNFELDEQQVFKTDGPVNLSRLMNLYSEAKLPGLKYPAFSGKQYKLSGKNEDLFAELREKDVMLHHPFDSYRTVEEFIGAGARDERVISMKQTLYRTSKDSPIFRALIEAAQSKDVTVVVELMARFDEDSNIRWARELEDAGVGVFHGIFGLKTHCKLALLVRRDADGHVRRYAHLGTGNYNPVTARFYTDISLQTSKPEMTVAVQKVFNYLTAESEAEADAYQPLLVAPLTLSTDLIRLIGREADHAKAGRPARIVAKMNGLLDGKTVEALYAASEAGVEVELIVRGMCSLRPGVKGMSERIKVRSIVGQYLEHSRIFEFANGGKAEVYCGSADWMPRNLYERCEVVFPVTEPALAKRLREEILGAYLRDNVKARMLLASGEYVRAEAKGERFSAQEYFMGLAC; the protein is encoded by the coding sequence ATGACCAGCAAACGAACTAAGTCTCAGCAATCACACGAGCCGGATGCGGCGCAGGAGCTTGCGCCGGTCGAGATGACACCCACGAATATGGCAACGGAAGCAGCGCTGGCAGGCTCGGAGGAGGACGGAGTGGATCTTGCTCCGAAAAGCTCTGCGGCGGCTAAAAGAGCCGTGAAGAGTGCGGCGAAACAGATCTCCGCAGGTAAGGGTGGTGCTAAGCGCGCTGGGAAGAAGGCTGCCGAGACGCCGGTAGAGAGCCGGTACTTCAATCGGGATGAGAGCTGGCTGCGGTTCAATCAGCGGGTGCTGGAAGAGGCGCAGGACGAGAAGAATCCGCTGCTGGAACGGGTGAAGTTTCTGGCGATTACGGCCAGCAATCTGGACGAGTTTGTGGAGATCCGGGTGGCGGGTGTGCTACAGCGGATTGAAGATGGGCTGGGATTGACACAGGGTGCGGATGAGGGTGGGCTGACGCAGGAGGAGCGGCTGGCTCGGGTGAGCGGGCAGATGGCTGCGTTTGTGGCGGCGCAGTACAGGTGCTGGAACGAGCAGTTGCTGCCTTCGTTGAAGGCGGCTGGGGTTCATGTGCTGCGGTGGGGGAAGCTATCGCCCGAGGCGAGGACTCACGCGTTGAAGTTCTATGAAGATGAGGTCGATCCTCTGCTGACGCCGGTGACGATCGATCCTAGCCATCCATTTCCAAGGGTGCTGAATAAAGCGTTGTGTATCGCGCTGCTGCTGCGACATAAACGCAGGGGGCCGGCAGGGTTGAGGCCGGGTAAGGTGCTGGGCGTGGTGACGGTGCCGAGGAGTTTGCCGAGGCTGGTTTGTCTGCCTTCGCCGGAGGGGCGGCAGGATTTTATCTTTCTGCATGAGCTGATCGAATCCCAGGTGGAGAAGATGTTCCGGGGGTATGAGGTGCTGGGAAAGGCGGCGTTCCGGGTGACGAGGAACAGCAATCTTTATATGCAGGAGGAGGAGTCGCGGAGTGTGCTGGAGAGCGTGCGGGCGGAGCTGCATAACCGGCGCAAGGGCGACGCGGTGAGGCTGGAGATTGAGACGTCAGCCGCGGAGGAGATCGTCGATGGGCTGCGGACGAACTTTGAGCTGGACGAGCAGCAGGTGTTCAAGACGGATGGGCCGGTGAACCTTTCTCGGCTGATGAATCTGTACAGCGAGGCGAAGCTGCCGGGGCTGAAGTATCCGGCGTTCAGTGGGAAGCAGTACAAGTTGAGCGGCAAGAATGAGGACCTGTTTGCGGAACTGCGGGAGAAGGATGTGATGCTGCATCATCCGTTCGACAGCTACAGGACGGTGGAAGAGTTTATTGGAGCGGGTGCGAGGGATGAGAGAGTGATCTCGATGAAGCAGACCTTGTATCGGACGAGTAAGGACTCACCGATCTTCCGGGCGCTGATTGAGGCGGCGCAGAGCAAGGATGTGACGGTGGTGGTGGAGCTGATGGCGCGGTTCGATGAGGACTCGAACATACGGTGGGCGCGGGAGCTGGAGGATGCTGGGGTTGGGGTGTTCCACGGGATCTTTGGGCTGAAGACGCATTGCAAGCTGGCGCTGCTGGTGAGACGGGATGCGGATGGGCATGTGAGGCGGTATGCGCACCTGGGGACCGGGAACTATAACCCGGTGACGGCTCGGTTCTATACGGATATTAGTTTGCAGACCTCGAAGCCGGAGATGACGGTGGCAGTGCAGAAGGTGTTCAACTACCTGACAGCCGAGTCGGAGGCTGAGGCGGATGCGTATCAACCGCTGCTCGTGGCCCCACTGACGTTATCAACGGACTTGATTCGGCTGATTGGGCGGGAGGCGGATCATGCCAAGGCGGGGAGACCCGCGCGGATTGTGGCGAAGATGAATGGGCTGCTGGATGGGAAGACGGTGGAGGCGCTTTATGCGGCCTCTGAGGCTGGGGTGGAGGTGGAGTTGATCGTGCGCGGGATGTGCTCGCTGCGGCCCGGGGTTAAGGGGATGAGCGAGCGGATCAAGGTACGGTCGATTGTGGGGCAGTATCTAGAACACAGCAGGATCTTTGAGTTTGCGAATGGGGGGAAGGCGGAGGTTTACTGCGGGAGTGCGGACTGGATGCCGAGGAACCTGTATGAGCGGTGTGAGGTGGTGTTTCCGGTGACTGAGCCTGCGCTTGCGAAGCGGCTGCGGGAGGAGATTTTGGGGGCTTATTTGCGGGATAACGTGAAGGCTCGGATGCTGCTGGCGAGTGGGGAGTATGTGCGGGCTGAGGCGAAGGGGGAGCGGTTCAGTGCGCAGGAGTACTTTATGGGGCTGGCTTGCTAG
- a CDS encoding esterase family protein — translation MFRLAGSYKLTKAVGLHREYHKWHSPSLGRDMELTVYGHAGLPAIVFPTSQGRFYEFEDRGMVAAIEHKINNGEVQLYCVDSVDAESWYNKSVGPDWRIARHVQYDNYIVHEVVPFLRNKNWNRQIASIGCSFGGFHAVNVAMKHPDIFTAFLSMSGAFDLSGFLGGYHDQNVYFNQPLQYLANMSDAWFLDRYRGSSYVLATGVHDQCWDFNVKLAHVMRSRGIPVRLDVWGDDTGHDWPYWHKMIQTYL, via the coding sequence ATGTTCAGACTAGCAGGGTCATACAAACTCACAAAGGCGGTAGGTTTGCACAGGGAATATCACAAATGGCACTCTCCCAGCCTGGGCCGCGATATGGAACTGACCGTCTACGGTCATGCCGGACTCCCCGCCATCGTATTTCCTACCTCGCAGGGCCGCTTCTACGAGTTTGAAGATCGCGGCATGGTCGCCGCCATCGAGCACAAGATCAACAACGGAGAGGTCCAGCTCTACTGCGTCGATTCCGTCGATGCAGAGTCCTGGTACAACAAGTCCGTCGGCCCTGACTGGCGCATCGCACGCCACGTCCAGTACGACAACTACATCGTCCATGAGGTCGTTCCCTTCCTCCGCAACAAGAACTGGAACCGTCAGATCGCCTCGATTGGCTGCAGCTTTGGCGGCTTCCACGCCGTCAACGTCGCCATGAAGCACCCCGACATCTTCACCGCCTTCCTCTCCATGTCCGGCGCCTTCGATCTTTCAGGCTTCCTGGGCGGTTATCACGACCAGAACGTCTACTTCAACCAGCCGCTGCAGTACCTCGCCAACATGAGCGACGCCTGGTTCCTCGATCGCTATCGCGGGAGCAGCTACGTCCTCGCCACCGGCGTGCATGATCAGTGCTGGGACTTCAACGTCAAGCTCGCCCACGTCATGCGCTCGCGCGGCATCCCCGTCCGCCTTGATGTCTGGGGCGATGACACCGGCCACGACTGGCCCTATTGGCACAAGATGATCCAAACGTATTTGTAA
- a CDS encoding ATP-grasp domain-containing protein has protein sequence MKKIGVLFGMENTFPGALVERINSMQVDDISAEFVQVGGVKMDEPSPYAVIVDRISHDMPFYRGYLKNAALHGTHIINNPFWWSADDKFFNYALAAKLGVAVPKTVLLPHKHYPPDINQQSVRNLEFPLDWPGIFEYIGFPAFLKPHDGGGWKDVWHVHNPDEFFHAYDQSRDLCMTLQAAVKFKEYFRCYVVGRNDVKIMPYDPSRPNAERYVMDPPEYDPKLLARVEKDALTLCRALGYDLNTVEFAVEDGIPYAIDFMNPAPDADYHSVGPDNFEWIVDKMARLAIAKAQQGVASGSDLNYAAFLNGTPSSGSAKVSAKKTAIKKSVPAVVKKVAAKKVAAKKNATK, from the coding sequence ATGAAGAAGATCGGCGTGCTGTTCGGTATGGAGAACACCTTTCCCGGTGCTCTCGTGGAACGAATCAACTCCATGCAGGTGGACGACATCTCCGCCGAGTTCGTGCAGGTGGGCGGCGTCAAGATGGACGAGCCCAGCCCCTACGCGGTCATCGTCGACCGCATCTCCCACGACATGCCCTTCTATCGCGGCTACCTGAAGAACGCCGCGCTCCACGGCACCCACATCATCAACAATCCCTTCTGGTGGTCGGCCGACGACAAGTTCTTCAACTACGCTCTCGCCGCCAAGCTCGGCGTCGCCGTGCCGAAGACCGTGCTGCTCCCCCACAAGCACTATCCACCCGATATCAACCAGCAGTCCGTCCGCAACCTGGAGTTCCCTCTCGACTGGCCCGGCATCTTCGAGTACATCGGCTTTCCTGCCTTCCTCAAGCCGCACGACGGCGGCGGCTGGAAGGACGTCTGGCATGTTCACAACCCGGACGAGTTCTTTCACGCATACGACCAGAGCCGCGACCTCTGCATGACGCTCCAGGCCGCCGTCAAATTCAAGGAGTACTTCCGGTGCTACGTCGTCGGCCGCAACGACGTCAAGATCATGCCCTACGATCCCAGCCGTCCGAACGCCGAGCGCTACGTTATGGACCCACCCGAGTACGACCCCAAGCTGCTCGCCCGCGTGGAGAAGGACGCCCTTACCCTCTGCCGCGCCCTTGGCTACGACCTCAACACGGTCGAGTTCGCGGTGGAAGACGGCATCCCCTACGCCATCGACTTCATGAACCCCGCCCCCGACGCCGACTACCACTCGGTAGGCCCGGATAACTTTGAGTGGATCGTCGACAAGATGGCCAGGCTGGCCATCGCCAAAGCCCAGCAAGGCGTTGCCTCCGGCAGCGACCTCAACTACGCAGCCTTCCTCAATGGCACCCCGTCTTCAGGCTCGGCGAAAGTGTCGGCCAAGAAGACGGCAATCAAAAAGTCGGTCCCAGCTGTCGTCAAGAAGGTCGCAGCAAAAAAGGTCGCGGCTAAGAAAAACGCTACGAAGTAG